A DNA window from Fusarium fujikuroi IMI 58289 draft genome, chromosome FFUJ_chr11 contains the following coding sequences:
- a CDS encoding related to 15-hydroxyprostaglandin dehydrogenase, whose amino-acid sequence MSHSIRGKTAIVTGAGSGINLAFAEQLLNGGCNVLFADLALLPEAQKLVDAYSGGAESKGQAVSQQTDVTNWSHLERMFERAEEEFGDIDIICPGAGVYEPSFISFWYPPGTPQSKDTLHDGRYASIDINLVHPIRTTQLALSRFLRYEKKPRTIVIISSTNAQDTYLSTAIYDATKHAISGFVRAMAKIDQVGVRIAAVALGIIKTPLFMENPDKLATIDTSKDVLVEPSEVATVMVALIERDSICSTIDQARTGPQDIEIKSGSIIEVTKNRARVVNAYHDPGPSGAGAVGSNFATSEYTTLALLLTPGWGDSSVKASSNLSSDHQNKSILAESRTN is encoded by the exons ATGTCCCATTCTATCCGAGGCAAAACAGCCATTGTTACTGGCGCTGGCAGTGGCATCAACCTTGCATTTGCTGAACAGCTTTTGAATGGCGGATGCAACGTCCTTTTCGCCGATCTCGCTCTGCTACCAGAAGCTCAGAAGCTGGTGGACGCCTATTCCGGCGGTGCCGAAAGCAAGGGCCAAGCTGTTTCCCAGCAAACTGATGTTACCAACTGGTCTCATCTCGAGCGAATGTTCGAAAGGGCAGAAGAGGAATTCGGCGACATTGACATCATCTGCCCCGGCGCTGGAGTTTACGAACCG AGCTTTATCAGCTTTTGGTATCCTCCTGGAACCCCACAAAGCAAAGATACCCTCCATGACGGTCGCTATGCTAGTATCGACATCAACTTGGTTCATCCTATCAGGACCACTCAATTGGCGCTGTCTCGCTTCTTGAGATACGAAAAGAAACCTCGAACGATTGTAATAATCTCGAGCACAAACGCCCAAGACACATATCTCTCTACAGCGATTTATGATGCAACAAAACATGCGATTAGTGGATTCGTACGGGcgatggccaagatcgacCAAGTCGGCGTCCGTATCGCCGCAGTCGCACTAGGCATCATCAAAACGCCTCTCTTCATGGAGAACCCAGACAAGCTTGCCACGATCGATACCAGCAAGGACGTTCTGGTTGAGCCGTCTGAAGTTGCTACTGTCATGGTTGCATTGATTGAGAGGGACAGCATCTGCTCGACCATTGACCAAGCGAGGACTGGACCACAGGACATTGAGATCAAGAGCGGGTCGATCATTGAAGTGACAAAGAACAGAGCTCGTGTTGTCAATGCATATCACGATCCGGGTCCTTCGGGTGCTGGGGCAGTTGGGTCCAACTTTGCCACTTCGGAGTACACCACGTTGGCTTTACTGTTGACTCCAGGATGGGGAGACTCTAGTGTAAAGGCGAGTAGCAATCTTTCATCAGATCATCAGAATAAATCCATTCTAGCAGAGTCTCGAACCAATTGA
- a CDS encoding related to HNM1-Choline permease: MADPTPHQVTEGHLRPRLSKLTMVAMTFAILNTWIALGGTIGIVMPSGGPVALLYGFIFCVACNFALAFSLGELAAIWPTAGGQYHFVYALSSDRWKRFLSLCAGWINIAGWLTLVTTEAIFSAMFIAAAIVVASGRSTPVDSWTTYLVFLAIITFSTIVNIWGNSILGPWSNFALYWSIMSVVIISIILLSMSEKTSAEFVFTTFNNETGWSDGMAWLLGLLQSALSLIGFDAVLHMTEEMPNPHLDAPLAIVYAIGVGGSTGVIFILVILFCLTDVDKVVSSPTGQPLIALFDQATNSRVASTIISCMLGLCFIHGTNGSVTTTSRLIYSMARDNGFFWSRYFNHINPKLEVPVRTIIFTFIFNVLFGALYLGPTVAFNAFIASCTILLNISYAFPIFVLVIRGRGILAPHQHPHTPWKLGNFWGYLANWTACLYVSVTSVLFCFPPSLDVTGNTMNYVSVVIAICCLAIAIYWVARGKTFEGPNLETIMAQREEVVQAPGHGRRGDKEDIQDHSVSA; encoded by the exons ATGGCCGATCCTACTCCTCACCAGGTCACAGAAGGCCACTTGCGGCCGCGTCTGAGCAAGTTGACTATGGTTGCAATGACGTTCGCGATTCTCAA CACTTGGATCGCGTTAGGTGGCACAATTGGCATCGTCATGCCGTCTGGAGGCCCAGTCGCGCTCCTGTAcggcttcatcttctgtgTTGCTTGCAACTTTGCTCTAGCGTTCAGCCTGGGCGAACTTGCCGCTATCTGGCCCACAGCAGGCGGACAGTATCATTTCGTATACGCTCTCAGTAGTGACAGGTGGAAGAGGTTTTTG AGTCTCTGTGCGGGATGGATCAATATTGCTGGTTGGCTCACCCTTGTAACGACCGAAGCGATCTTTTCTG CCATGTTTATTGCTGCCGCTATCGTCGTCGCGTCGGGGAGATCAACGCCAGTCGACTCTTGGACAACATACCTTGTCTTCCTTGCCATTATCACATTTTCGACCATCGTGAACATCTGGGGCAACTCGATCCTTGGACCTTGGAGCAACTTCGCTC TCTACTGGTCAATTATGAGCGTAGTCATCATCAGTATCATCCTGTTATCCATGTCAGAAAAGACCAGCGCTGAATTCGTTTTCACAACTTTCAACAACGAAACAGGATGGTCAGACGGAATGGCATGGCTTCTAGGCCTACTTCAATCCGCTTTGTCATTGATTGGATTTGATGCGGTTCTGCACATGACCGAAGAAATGCCTAATCCTCATCTGGATGCTCCCCTTGCAATTGTCTATGCTATTGGTGTTGGCGGTTCTAC CGGCGTAATCTTCATCCTAGTGATCCTCTTCTGTCTGACTGATGTCGACAAGGTTGTGAGCTCACCAACTGGTCAACCTCTGATCGCTCTTTTCGACCAAGCCACGAACAGCCGAGTGGCATCTACCATCATCAGCTGCATGCTAGGTTTGTGTTTCATCCACGGCACAAACGGCTCTGTCACCACCACGAGTCGATTGATATACTCCATGGCTCGAGATAATGGCTTCTTTTGGTCTCGATATTTCAACCACATCAACCCAAAGTTGGAGGTTCCAGTTCGCACGATCATCTTCACCTTTATCTTCAATGTGTTATTTGGTGCTCTCTATCTTGGACCCACGGTGGCCTTCAACGCGTTTATCGCATCTTGCACGATTCTTCTGAACATATCGTATGCTTTCCCAATTTTCGTTTTGGTCATTCGGGGTAGAGGCATCCTCGCTCCCCATCAGCACCCCCATACGCCGTGGAAGCTTGGAAACTTCTGGGGCTATCTGGCCAACTGGACAGCTTGTCTGTATGTTTCGGTAACTTCAGTG CTTTTCTGCTTCCCTCCATCTCTAGATGTCACCGGAAATACGATGA ATTATGTTTCTGTCGTCATCGCAATCTGCTGCCTCGCCATTGCAATTTATTGGGTTGCCCGTGGGAAGACCTTTGAGGGGCCT AACCTCGAAACCATCATGGCGCAAAGAGAAGAGGTGGTTCAAGCGCCTGGCCATGGCAGACGTGGCGACAAGGAAGATATTCAGGACCATTCGGTGTCTGCCTAG
- a CDS encoding related to Y.lipolytica GPR1 protein and Fun34p — protein MSPRNSVNGKPRSDGEEMDHVHTAQSIPISPELFEQLYLQPQNRVKGDLRKTFGNPTPVALAGFLLCSTPLSIGLLGWQGSGGFVAAANVGAYLGLGGLLLVLGGIGEWILGNTFPSTVFLTFGGFFITLTTTIDPDSGAYSTYSTDGTAANGLAQPQFYSTFAFFLVGMAILCTFYTIASVRTNIALFSILLLLVPCFSCLAAAFFAVSQGKSDLALKCQHAGAGLLFAISLIGWYLFGCLILMSVDFPIMLPLGDLSTIIRGKGDATKDASKTV, from the exons ATGTCTCCCCGTAACAGCGTCAACGGCAAGCCTCGAAGCGATGGCGAAGAGATGGATCATGTCCATACAGCCCAGAGCATTCCCATCTCGCCAGAGTTGTTCGAGCAGCTTTATCTTCAACCACAGAACAGGGTCAAGGGGGATCTTCGAAAGACCTTTGGCAACCCTACTCCAGTTG CTTTGGCGGGATTCTTGCTGTGCTCCACGCCACTGTCCATTGGCTTGCTTGGATGGCAGGGATCAGGCGGCTTTGTTGCCGCTGCGAACGT TGGGGCCTATCTCGGCCTGGGTGGCCTCCTTCTAGTCTTGGGAGGTATTGGTGAATGGATTCTCG GAAACACCTTTCCGTCGACCGTTTTCTTAACCTTCGgaggcttcttcatcaccctGACTACAACTATTGACCCTGACTCCGGCGCGTACAGCACATATTCGACTGATGGTACTGCTGCGAATGGTCTCGCTCAACCACAATTCTACTCGACTTTCGCATTCTTTCTGGTTGGCATGGCTATATTATGCACGTTCTACACTATAGCGAGTGTTCGGACAAATATCGCTCTGTtttccatcctcctccttctcgttCCTTGCT TCTCTTGCCTTGCCGCTGCCTTCTTCGCCGTTTCACAAGGGAAGTCGGATCTCGCGCTCAAGTGCCAACATGCCGGAGCAGGTTTGTTGTTTGCTATATCATTGATCGGATGGTATTTGTTCGGGTGTCTTATTCTCATGTCGGTCGACTTCCCCATCATGCTCCCTCTCGGCGATCTCTCTACCATCATCCGTGGCAAAGGTGATGCCACGAAAGATGCAAGCAAGACAGTCTAG
- a CDS encoding probable mfs-multidrug-resistance transporter codes for MSSRPDLPSSCVSDDETLRQKTPESKPRHSSLVKLLLDRTRVDQAVENHNYPGSGSFEDPFVVSWIPDDAGNPLNWPKWLKWTITMVSAATCFAVAFSSSAYTGTIVPLMIHFKASHTLITAGVSLYVLGFAVGPLLWAPLCEIYGRQIIFIISYGCYVVFSAACTADNGVATLLVLRFFCGTFGSSPLTNAGGVISDIFNADERAIAMAFFSLAPALGPSLGPFIGGYLSDGQGWRWVMGLMAIVAGFFWVLDMCCAPETYAPFILQNRVDFLSKKTGKVYISIYEHQGKADPPAVVLKKALIRPWQLLCFEPIVLLLSIYVAILFGTLYMLFGAYPVVFQLERGWSAGKGGLAFLGVAVGMISAIPTIGLINIWYMKVTKRFGSEPVPPEYRLPGCMLGGICVPVGMFWFAWTSYRSVHWMSPVAAGAPFGLGMSLVFHSIFSYLIDSYTIYAASVLASNAVLRSLFGAAFPLFTKQMYDNLGTQWASCVPAFLSLACLPMPFIFFKYGPAIRQRCKYSARAAQALAMAKKG; via the exons atgTCTTCTAGACCAGATTTGCCAAGCTCTTGTGTGAGCGACGATGAAACACTACGACAAAAGACACCAGAGTCAAAGCCACGACATAGCTCGTTGGTAaaacttctccttgacagaACGAGAGTTGATCAGGCTGTTGAGAACCATAACTATCCTGGATCAGGCTCTTTCGAAGATCCTTTCGTTGTTAGTTGGATTCCTGATGATGCAGGGAACCCGCTCAATTGGCCTAAGTGGTTGAAATGGACCATCACCATGGTTTCAGCCGCAACATGTTTTGCTGTCGCGTTTAGTTCAAGTGCCTATACAG GTACCATCGTGCCGCTCATGATCCACTTCAAAGCAAGCCATACACTCATCACTGCTGGAGTCTCCCTCTACGTCCTGGGTTTTGCAGTCGGGCCTCTCCTCTGGGCACCGCTTTGCGAGATTTACGGTCGGCAAATTATCTTCATTATCAGCTATGGCTGTTACGTCGTGTTCAGTGCAGCATGCACAGCAGACAATGGCGTCGCAACTCTTCTGGTCCTTCGCTTCTTCTGCGGCACCTTTGGCTCATCACCTCTGACCAATGCTGGAGGTGTTATCTCTGATATCTTCAATGCTGACGAGCGCGCTATTGCTATGgcattcttttctttggcgCCTGCACTGGGACCTAGCTTGGGCCCCTTCATCGGTGGATACTTGAGTGATGGTCAAGGTTGGAGATGG GTGATGGGATTGATGGCCATTGTCGCCGGCTTCTTCTGGGTACTTGACATGTGCTGCGCTCCCGAAACCTACGCGCCTTTCATTCTCCAGAACCGAGTCGACTTCTTGTCCAAGAAAACTGGCAAGGTTTACATCTCCATCTATGAACATCAGGGCAAAGCCGATCCACCAGCTGTCGTCCTCAAGAAAGCCCTCATTCGTCCTTGGCAACTTCTATGCTTCGAACCCatcgtccttctcctctcgaTTTACGTCGCTATTCTCTTTGGAACTCTTTACATGCTCTTCGGTGCATACCCTGTTGTTTTTCAGCTTGAGAGGGGTTGGTCTGCTGGCAAGGGAGGCTTGGCCTTCCTTGGAGTTGCTGTCGGGATGATCAGTGCAATTCCTACGAttggtctcatcaacataTGGTACATGAAGGTGACGAAAAGGTTCGGTAGCGAACCCGTGCCTCCTGAGTATCGTCTCCCCGGATGTATGCTCGGCGGTATCTGTGTCCCTGTTGGCATGTTCTGGTTCGCATG GACATCTTATCGTTCAGTTCATTGGATGTCCCCGGTAGCCGCTGGTGCCCCCTTCGGTCTCGGCATGTCTCTCGTCTTCCATAGCATCTTCAGCTACCTTATCGATTCGTACACCATCTACGCTGCATCGGTTTTGGCATCAAATGCTGTGCTACGAAGCCTTTTTGGAGCCGCCTTTCCTCTTTTCACTAAGCAGATGTACGACAACCTGGGAACTCAGTGGGCCAGTTGTGTACCGGCTTTTCTATCACTCGCCTGTCTACCGATGCCTTTCATCTTTTTCAAGTACGGCCCTGCTATTCGACAGCGATGTAAATACTCGGCACGAGCCGCACAGGCTCTGGCCATGGCAAAGAAGGGCTAG
- a CDS encoding related to small s protein, which yields MPNEAESSYPTASIGGILVSQQGTGSSNSQSGCVREHFPSDHHSCSQPYQKCPFAMDPVTVVGLASAIISFVPLGVKLLQSVREIRESVDGSVGKNQTRKAIVDEMQAVSRRLKSAVQTGVLPEQRGLYDLALKCHDLSQKILELLDKIRPKNISSFESYRSAYRAWSCESEIKNLEKQLNDCRSQLALGLVDISRYQTPQYSYTLELQDLTIVCSQESLGYSRKLLAMALEDASRLAELQRHIESLENGVQVDQMGTEAMIQLQRLLHLQNEALTIIYQNRILESIRFESMHERDDRVHYPHEHTFNWLVEEHRTENEATGLSKSDSLEMHNMKLMSRKLFMGWLSSPEGIFHVSGKLGSGKSTLMKLLCTHEQTRIGLEKWAGNKSLLITQFFFWKPGTELQKPLNSLYRSLLYDILQAHPKLTRDALPNVWKEVENSPWQIQTKLALTIDVAKSALERIIYNSDLCAPNICFCFFIDGLDEYDDSHSQDHLHLVNLLKHWVQNSQGRLKIVVSSRDYNVFLNGFSSEYRLQLHKLTWFDMRLYVRDSLYHLSDSNLRENLLTAIPKKASGIFLWTILVVNEIRKKIEDQISQDQLLQLLDSLPPGLEALTAIDNHLTFALMEFSFLENYQRDSNFSTQEAFLSNYAREIDEVRIPEVYEKRLRGICGGLVECHQSTAKHYKGWGSLSFTHRSIPDMLGKANLKAEIQTYLEGFNSIDALSHLIFAVAQFKKNKSEARPSCAGVTWMRLAANIDEPPYSFLHCISSWLGDPSHVIPEPNYLLLHHGVQVFTNQGLQSLVRYGSITKRETFSTICQGALIGNVEYVEWEFKNSPKAIDKAWKRVLVANALLDTYLRDGLPISALSYFFKGAFLSQERPYFGVNHLLTNEQLEDAFADISHSSTGLSYALLEDLTVWERFLVSCFLGWIGMKYPFHTDRFGLAVAQFLLHGAPSEFRVVIGRLQRLRFPFYLMFHFPMPNSPLSVEIREDEGISNEVIERWVKYGSKPSMSMSLRKWIQIVSPKNKIAILEILGTAKERLPGSRDSDKGPRVSNRTTPLVTKLPVVVSPSPYRQMSLHRVFPG from the exons ATGCCTAACGAGGCTGAGTCTTCTTATCCTACAGCTTCAATTGGTGGAATACTCGTGAGTCAGCAGGGCACAGGCAGCAGCAATTCTCAATCAGGCTGCGTGAGAGAACATTTTCCCTCAGATCACCACAGTTGCTCCCAACCCTACCAGAAGTGCCCATTCGCGATGGATCCTGTCACAGTCGTTGGACTGGCGTcggccatcatctccttcgtTCCTCTTGGTGTCAAACTGTTGCAGAGCGTGCGGGAGATTCGTGAGTCCGTCGACGGTAGCGTCGGGAAAAACCAGACGCGAAAGGCCATAGTGGATGAGATGCAAGCAGTCTCTCGTCGACTCAAGTCAGCAGTTCAAACTGGTGTCTTACCCGAGCAGAGAGGCCTTTACGACCTCGCGCTGAAATGCCACGACTTATCACAGAAGATCCTCGAACTTCTCGATAAGATCAGACCTAAGAACATCAGTTCTTTTGAAAGCTATCGGTCTGCGTATAGGGCTTGGAGTTGCGAAAgtgagatcaagaatctgGAGAAACAGCTGAATGACTGTCGGAGTCAGCTAGCATTAGGGCTAGTGGATATTTCAAGGTATCAAACTCCCCAATATTCTTACACTCTTGAGTTACAGGATCTCACAATCGTATGTAGTCAAGAATCACTAGGGTATTCGAGAAAGCTTTTAGCCATGGCCTTGGAAGATGCATCACGACTAGCTGAACTCCAAAGACACATAGAATCACTGGAGAACGGTGTACAAGTCGACCAAATGGGCACCGAGGCTATGATTCAGCTGCAGCGtcttctgcatcttcaaAACGAAGCCCTCACCATCATTTATCAGAATCGTATTCTTGAAAGCATTAGATTTGAGAGTATGCACGAGAGAGATGACAGAGTGCATTACCCCCATGAGCATACTTTCAACTGGCTTGTGGAAGAACATCGGACTGAGAACGAAGCAACAGGATTGAGCAAATCTGACAGCCTTGAGATGCACAATATGAAGTTAATGTCTAGAAAGCTCTTTATGGGTTGGCTTTCTTCACCAGAGGGCATCTTCCATGTCTCTGGCAAACTGGGTTCAGGCAAGTCCACATTAATGAAACTGCTATGCACACATGAGCAAACTCGGATTGGACTTGAGAAGTGGGCAG GGAACAAATCCCTACTCATAACTCAGTTTTTCTTTTGGAAACCCGGAACTGAATTGCAAAAGCCTCTTAACAGTCTCTACCGATCTCTGCTATACGACATacttcaagctcatcctaAACTTACCAGAGATGCCTTACCCAATGTCTggaaggaggttgagaacaGCCCTTGGCAGATACAGACCAAGCTGGCTTTGACGATTGATGTTGCAAAGTCTGCTCTCGAACGAATCATATACAATAGCGATTTGTGCGCTCCAAACatttgtttctgtttcttcattgatggccttgatgagtACGACGACTCACATAGTCaagaccatcttcatcttgtgaaTCTTTTGAAACATTGGGTCCAGAATTCGCAGGGGAGGCTGAAGATTGTAGTTTCCAGCAGAGATTACAATGTGTTTCTAAACGGGTTTTCATCGGAATATCGGCTCCAACTCCACAAACTTACATGGTTCGATATGAGACTTTATGTACGAGATTCGCTATATCACCTTTCAGACTCGAACCTCAGGGAGAATTTGCTCACAGCTATTCCAAAGAAGGCGAGTGGGATCTTTCTCTGGACAATCCTGGTAGTCAATGAAATTCGGAAGAAGATCGAAGACCAAATATCTCAAGACCAACTACTTCAGCTCCTTGACAGTCTTCCGCCTGGCCTTGAAGCGTT AACCGCCATTGACAACCATCTGACCTTCGCTCTTATGGAGTTCTCATTCCTCGAAAACTATCAAAGAGACTCAAATTTCTCTACCCAGGAGGCATTCTTGTCCAACTATGCGAGAGAGATAGATGAAGTGAGGATACCTGAGGTTTACGAAAAAAGGCTGCGTGGTATCTGCGGCGGCCTTGTTGAATGTCACCAGTCCACCGCGAAGCATTACAAAGGTTGGGGAAGCCTCAGCTTCACCCACCGATCTATTCCTGACATGCTCGGAAAAGCAAATCTCAAAGCAGAAATACAGACGTACCTTgaaggttttaatagtatcGACGCCCTTTCTCACTTGATCTTCGCAGTGGCACAgttcaagaagaataaaTCGGAAGCTAGGCCCTCGTGCGCGGGCGTGACTTGGATGCGGCTGGCGGCGAATATTGATGAGCCTCCATATAGCTTCCTTCACTGCATTTCGTCATGGCTTGGTGATCCATCCCACGTAATCCCTGAGCCAAATTATCTTCTATTGCACCATGGCGTTCAAGTATTTACCAACCAAGGCCTACAAAGCTTGGTTCGATATGGATCGATCACAAAACGTGAGACCTTCAGCACGATCTGCCAAGGAGCACTCATAGGGAATGTTGAATATGTTGAATGGGAATTTAAGAATAGCCCCAAAGCTATTGATAAGGCTTGGAAGAGGGTGCTTGTTGCCAACGCCCTTCTGGACACCTATCTTCGAGATGGTCTGCCTATCTCAGCACTGAGCTACTTCTTCAAAGGTGCTTTTCTGTCTCAGGAACGCCCTTACTTCGGCGTCAATCACCTTCTAACCAATGAACAACTAGAGGATGCCTTCGCAGATATCTCCCACTCATCTACGGGCTTAAGCTATGCCCTCTTAGAAGACCTTACCGTTTGGGAAAGATTTCTGGTCTCTTGCTTCCTAGGCTGGATTGGTATGAAATATCCTTTTCATACTGATCGGTTTGGGCTTGCTGTTGCACAGTTTCTCTTGCACGGAGCCCCTTCTGAGTTCCGTGTCGTTATCGGGCGCCTTCAGCGCCTGAGATTCCCCTTCTATCTCATGTTTCACTTTCCCATGCCCAATAGTCCATTGTCAGTTGAGATTCGAGAGGATGAAGGAATCTCAAATGAGGTGATCGAGAGGTGGGTTAAGTACGGCAGTAAGCCAAGCATGTCTATGTCACTTCGCAAATGGATACAGATCGTGAGTCCGAAAAACAAAATTGCCATACTAGAGATCCTAGGCACGGCCAAAGAGCGCCTTCCAGGCTCAAGAGACAGCGATAAGGGCCCCCGCGTATCAAACAGAACAACTCCACTGGTTACAAAGCTTCCAGTCGTGGTTAGTCCCAGTCCTTATCGACAAATGAGTCTCCATAGAGTTTTCCCAGGTTAG